The DNA sequence ATTATTCACAAAATATCatctttaatttcattatttttagtcataaactgaattaatttaatttacgaATGTACGaaattttattacttaaaaagaaaattgcataatttaaataaaaatactccatataatttaaaaatcatccaattaaaaaaaaagataatttaaataaaaaacctTTACCCCATAAGGTCACCAaattttatcttcatcttcatggaactggataaaattattttgcaaataaataagatattaattatgGTAGTTAAATCTAATTTTGCAAATATGAGCGAATAAAGGTCATTATATATCTAGAGCTCTGCGTGACAACATTTTGTCTATAAATAGCGATTATTAGATGATactattagtaatttatttgagaataaaattaattgttggTCGAGATTTTTGCTTTGGAGtatacaaaaaagaaaatttcagTACtcgtatttattttatttgagaaaattaTTACCCTGTACATATTATTAGAAGCAAATTAGGGTTTCAAATTTGCTTGACTGCCTATAGCTGAAAACCCTGATTTCTCGATTGGAGAAACACCTTCCGCTAAAATAACCAAAATCGATTCGGCCATGGCAAAGGAATCTCGTCAGGTGTCGGAATTCACAGATTTCGGTGGCCTACTGcattttttcaaaagtaaGATGATCTTCGAAAAGGAAGATTTCGATCTTTTGAGAGATTATTGCGACAgtgatgttgatgatgatgacgtAATAGAGGAGAAGAGACAAAGTGTTCCCTTCGACAAGGGGCCCGTTCTCAAATACATCAGCCAAGTCCGCAATAGCGGTGTAAGTCCATCCAAtccaaatatatcaatttcatttaatttagttttgacTGAAATTGATTGTTGTGAAATGCTAGGGTTTTGATGTGGATGTGAAGCTCCATCGTTGGCTGGATCTGGGCTGGTTTTTCATCCACCTTCCTCTGTGTGATCCTCAACGTCATTATTATGTGTATGAGCGAGCAAAGCTTGCAATTCATGAAATCAATATTGACATGGTAtgctagtagtagtatttaatgaTGATTGAGATCAAATATTGggttttgtttatatatgattGAAACATTAATGTTCAAATTATGCAGAAAAGCAAAACTTTTGAGCTTGTGAAAATTGTCAATGCTGTAAAGACGCGGTCCGCCGAATCTCTGATGTTTTTGACTCTGGCTGTGAAAAAAGTTGGGGCAGCTGAAGAAGATACTACTGATGCTATCACTATTCAAGCAATTGTCCATGATCCCTTTTATGCCCCTTGGGAGCTTAAGGAGTGGAGGGTTAAACCAGAGGTGGAGGAGGCTTGATTGTTCCATTTCTTCAACTATAGTGTTGAATTGCTATGTCATGTAGTATTAAAGAATAGAGAatgctaataataataatattagtagtacaaCGTCTATGGACTAGTTTTCTTTAGTGAGAGAGCGAGAGAAAAAGATCTCGAGAGACTTCCAAGACGAAATGTGGCTGGAAGCAAACACACTTAAGTGGGCCCACTACTTTTGGGCTCTCACATTAAGTTGGGCCAGATTCCCAAATAATATGGGCCAGACtactagtaattatttattatagtatcTGTAGTTGTGTTCTGTCATGGTaccaaattaacaaaaatcataatataatgattattatttctcccttTGTTCCATAAAAgtgttcattttttcatttttaatccGTTCCATAAGATAGCtagaactatttttttctctaaataaGGTGAGATCCATTCTTCACTAAAAAATTTGTGCTCAATCAAAACTAAAtacttttgtgggacggaggaaatatattctttattataatctattataaaaatcttaaggttcatataattattattataattatttatcaattaaaatattataataagtataatttctattaatatattaattaattaattaatataagtacaaaattcttataattaaatataatatttccaACCATACGGCATACGTTAAGGTTTATATGCTGTGAAATCGTAATCTTCTAGTACAATATTACTTTCCAAACaaccaacaattttttttcatagttATGGctgaaaaccctaatttacCGATTGGAGATGCAAGTTCTTTGGAATCAGATGTAACCAAAATCGATTCCGGCATGGCGAAGGAGGCTAAGAAAACGCGGGAGGTTTCGGAATTCACAGATATCTTTGGTTTATTGAGAATCTACGAAAAAGAGATGATCTTCGAAAAGGAAGATTTCGATCCTTTGGTGGATTATTGCGCAAGTGACGACGAGGAGGAAGAGAGAAAGGATATGGAAGAACATCCTTACGACCGCGAGGCTGTTCTCAAATACATCACCCAAGTCCGCAATAGCGGTGTAAGTCCATCCAATTCAACTAtcatactaattttatatatttaatttagagttacttttgattaattgaattgaattgaattgatgaTGGTAGGGTTTTGATGTGGATGTGCGTATACCTGGTTGGTTACATTCGGGCTTGGTTAATTTCTTCCCTGTTATGTTGTCTTACCCCAACA is a window from the Salvia hispanica cultivar TCC Black 2014 chromosome 1, UniMelb_Shisp_WGS_1.0, whole genome shotgun sequence genome containing:
- the LOC125201092 gene encoding uncharacterized protein LOC125201092; translated protein: MAKESRQVSEFTDFGGLLHFFKSKMIFEKEDFDLLRDYCDSDVDDDDVIEEKRQSVPFDKGPVLKYISQVRNSGGFDVDVKLHRWLDLGWFFIHLPLCDPQRHYYVYERAKLAIHEINIDMKSKTFELVKIVNAVKTRSAESLMFLTLAVKKVGAAEEDTTDAITIQAIVHDPFYAPWELKEWRVKPEVEEA
- the LOC125199309 gene encoding uncharacterized protein LOC125199309 — protein: MAENPNLPIGDASSLESDVTKIDSGMAKEAKKTREVSEFTDIFGLLRIYEKEMIFEKEDFDPLVDYCASDDEEEERKDMEEHPYDREAVLKYITQVRNSGGFDVDVRIPGWLHSGLVNFFPVMLSYPNKRDFIYKLAKVAIDEINFDKKSKTFELVEVVEAVATDVCYALVYLTLAVKKVGGEGEEAATIQAIVNCHWDSPLELQQWRVKPGRIL